One window of Actinomycetota bacterium genomic DNA carries:
- a CDS encoding PEP/pyruvate-binding domain-containing protein codes for MRLAPLEESLDAELYGGKAAQLAVAVGAGLPVPPGVALSRSRVQAIAAGAPAAIAELERTWPLLHAPLAVRSSAVGEDSEGASFAGQHLTRLNVRSLAGVTEAVRAVRRSAHSESALAYRRRLGLAGSPRIAVVVQELVDADCAGVLFTRSPLDGADELVVEAAWGLGEAVVAGLVTPDRFRVAKDGTVLERVAGAKDLAIRLALDGGTEEVAISGERVRALCLDDSQLAALAQLAERCGGVFSGALDLEWALRGDELHLLQCRAVTRAASLAS; via the coding sequence GTGAGGCTTGCGCCCCTCGAGGAGAGCCTCGACGCCGAGCTTTACGGTGGCAAGGCAGCGCAGCTCGCGGTGGCCGTCGGAGCCGGCCTCCCGGTTCCACCGGGGGTCGCGCTCTCGCGCTCTCGCGTGCAGGCGATCGCGGCCGGTGCTCCGGCCGCGATCGCCGAGCTCGAGCGCACGTGGCCGCTCCTCCACGCTCCGCTCGCCGTCCGCTCGTCGGCCGTCGGCGAGGACTCCGAGGGCGCGAGTTTCGCCGGCCAGCACCTCACCCGTCTCAACGTTCGCTCGCTTGCGGGCGTGACCGAGGCGGTGCGGGCGGTCCGGCGCTCTGCCCATTCGGAGTCGGCCCTGGCCTACCGGCGCCGGCTCGGTCTTGCCGGAAGTCCCCGCATTGCTGTCGTCGTCCAGGAGCTCGTCGATGCCGATTGCGCCGGCGTCCTCTTCACTCGGAGCCCGCTCGACGGCGCGGACGAGCTCGTGGTCGAGGCGGCCTGGGGACTGGGCGAGGCGGTCGTGGCCGGGCTTGTCACACCGGATCGCTTCCGGGTCGCGAAAGACGGCACCGTTCTCGAGCGGGTTGCCGGTGCGAAGGATCTCGCCATCAGGCTCGCGCTCGATGGGGGGACGGAAGAGGTCGCGATCTCGGGCGAACGCGTTCGAGCGCTCTGCCTCGACGACAGTCAGCTCGCGGCACTGGCTCAGCTCGCCGAGCGCTGCGGCGGAGTGTTCTCGGGCGCCCTCGACCTTGAATGGGCACTCAGAGGCGACGAGCTCCACTTGCTTCAGTGCCGGGCGGTGACCCGCGCCGCCTCGCTCGCGTCCTGA
- a CDS encoding nucleotide disphospho-sugar-binding domain-containing protein, producing the protein MRFLFATWDGGGNVLPTLAIARQLRLRGHSVRVLGPRSLRLQVDEAGCAFAVYAHVPNRVASPGGAPVLGRARAALLSLELARAAPTRAFAGDVLLELERAPADALVVDFMLAGAIAAGEHAGVPTAALMHTAFCLPASSRAPFGPALEPAAGPAGRLRDAAISALARRLNRRSLHDLNQTRARIGLTPVASASDQLLSVRRLLVLTTTAFDPPPASLPSNVRYIGPQLDGSWKREPLDLRTATGGSEPLVVVSFSSRFAAQDVVQRVLDALEVLPVRVLLTLGPVLAPDNLRVPASAALHRFIPHERVLPGARLVVTHAGLGTVMAALAHGVPLLCIPLKNDQFENAARVVAAGAGRRLGGRARRSSLKRAIVQLLNDPRFREGAGRMAEAIAVHEGRAVQELEALSAPDQRPAEPLGSPTKVGGPRRARS; encoded by the coding sequence ATGCGCTTCCTGTTCGCGACCTGGGACGGGGGCGGGAACGTTCTGCCCACGCTCGCAATCGCACGACAGCTCCGATTGCGCGGGCATTCCGTTCGAGTGCTCGGCCCGCGATCGCTACGGCTTCAGGTCGACGAAGCGGGCTGCGCGTTCGCCGTCTACGCCCACGTCCCGAACCGTGTTGCCTCCCCGGGCGGAGCGCCAGTGCTCGGGCGGGCACGCGCCGCCCTCCTCAGCTTGGAGCTCGCCCGCGCCGCCCCCACACGTGCCTTCGCCGGGGACGTTCTCTTAGAGCTCGAACGGGCCCCCGCGGACGCCCTCGTCGTCGACTTCATGCTCGCCGGTGCTATTGCAGCAGGCGAGCACGCCGGCGTCCCGACGGCGGCGCTGATGCACACAGCCTTCTGCCTGCCGGCCTCTTCGCGAGCGCCGTTCGGGCCGGCCCTCGAGCCCGCCGCCGGACCGGCCGGACGTCTGCGCGACGCCGCTATCAGCGCACTCGCCCGCCGCCTCAACAGGCGCTCGCTCCACGATCTCAACCAGACGAGGGCACGGATCGGGCTGACCCCGGTCGCGTCTGCGTCTGACCAACTCCTCAGCGTCAGACGACTGCTCGTCCTCACGACCACCGCGTTCGACCCTCCACCGGCTTCGCTGCCCTCGAACGTGCGCTACATCGGGCCGCAACTGGACGGCTCATGGAAGCGCGAGCCGCTGGATCTCCGAACCGCAACGGGCGGCTCCGAACCTCTCGTCGTCGTCAGCTTCAGCAGCCGATTCGCCGCCCAGGACGTCGTCCAGCGCGTCCTCGACGCGCTCGAGGTGCTGCCGGTCCGCGTCCTACTTACCCTCGGTCCGGTCCTCGCGCCTGACAACCTCCGCGTACCCGCAAGCGCGGCCCTCCACCGCTTCATTCCGCATGAAAGAGTGCTACCCGGCGCCCGGCTCGTCGTCACCCATGCCGGCCTCGGCACCGTAATGGCGGCTCTCGCCCACGGCGTCCCCCTACTCTGCATCCCGCTGAAGAACGACCAGTTCGAAAACGCCGCGCGCGTGGTTGCCGCCGGAGCCGGCCGCAGGCTGGGCGGTCGCGCACGACGTTCCTCGCTGAAGCGGGCGATCGTGCAGCTCCTGAACGACCCCCGTTTCAGAGAGGGCGCAGGGCGCATGGCCGAAGCCATCGCTGTGCACGAGGGCCGAGCCGTCCAGGAGCTCGAGGCGCTCTCAGCCCCCGATCAACGCCCTGCAGAGCCGTTGGGTTCGCCGACGAAGGTCGGCGGGCCCCGTCGGGCGCGGTCGTGA